One genomic segment of Nitrospinaceae bacterium includes these proteins:
- a CDS encoding GGDEF domain-containing protein, producing MADMENLTGATDEDAWPVSESESEAAKENIETNVGGEDDKGEFLLNLLSPYSRHRLLPLSELPREELIHAFLGGGIHVPRVMAFYLPENEMSRLVSLMTVPISEHYETVTLDNLHEVSSNPPHMLLVHLENSGDDEAEKIVGKLMEVPTMGFSSVVAIVKDETSPYIKEGPPWAQTVLPLTLEDQAFRRHLKNLLDLARARMDLETIYLAHRVSREQLHAVQYTDPLTGLLNRRGFEDSGARELSRTSRTGQLVGLVIIDIDKFKNINDTYGHPAGDSVLRQLAQILREQTRTLDHVFRFGGEEFGILLPHTPKDEMIFVCERIRRVVEEMHFSEMPKAGSVTISLGALSVGASRRPRLEDVYPVADELLYEAKQSGRNRVISGDYE from the coding sequence ATGGCGGACATGGAAAACCTGACAGGCGCTACCGACGAGGATGCTTGGCCCGTCTCGGAAAGTGAATCCGAGGCGGCCAAGGAAAACATTGAGACAAACGTTGGGGGGGAAGATGACAAGGGCGAGTTCCTCTTAAACCTCCTTTCCCCCTATTCGCGACACAGACTCCTTCCCCTTAGCGAGCTACCCCGCGAAGAATTAATCCATGCCTTCCTTGGCGGCGGCATACATGTACCCCGTGTAATGGCCTTCTATCTTCCGGAAAACGAGATGTCTCGCCTTGTTTCGCTGATGACCGTTCCCATCAGCGAGCACTACGAAACCGTCACCCTCGACAATCTTCACGAAGTGAGTTCGAATCCACCCCATATGCTTCTCGTACATCTAGAAAACTCTGGGGACGATGAAGCAGAAAAAATTGTAGGCAAGCTCATGGAAGTCCCCACCATGGGATTTTCCTCCGTTGTTGCTATCGTGAAAGATGAAACATCTCCTTACATCAAGGAAGGCCCCCCTTGGGCCCAGACCGTCCTTCCCCTGACTCTCGAAGATCAAGCTTTCCGAAGACACCTCAAAAATCTTCTTGATTTGGCCCGCGCACGTATGGACCTGGAAACAATCTACCTGGCGCACCGTGTCAGCCGCGAGCAATTACACGCTGTTCAATACACAGACCCACTGACGGGCTTGCTGAACAGGCGTGGATTCGAAGATTCGGGTGCTCGGGAACTCTCGCGCACATCGCGTACCGGCCAGCTAGTTGGTCTTGTGATTATCGACATCGACAAGTTCAAGAATATCAACGACACCTATGGGCACCCCGCTGGCGACAGCGTACTTCGCCAACTGGCACAGATTCTCAGAGAGCAAACACGTACGCTTGACCATGTTTTCAGGTTTGGCGGCGAGGAGTTTGGGATATTACTGCCACACACACCCAAAGACGAAATGATTTTCGTTTGCGAGAGAATTCGCCGGGTTGTTGAGGAAATGCATTTTTCCGAAATGCCCAAAGCTGGCTCAGTGACCATCAGCTTGGGGGCACTTTCCGTCGGCGCCTCCCGGCGCCCAAGGCTAGAGGATGTCTATCCTGTTGCTGACGAACTTCTTTACGAAGCCAAGCAAAGTGGCCGAAATCGCGTTATCTCTGGTGACTACGAATAA
- a CDS encoding cyclase family protein: MNFEDLCSFVRGSKTFDMGVELFPGMPHVPLHSPYGFTLHREHGDHMAGAGACSAVDTIFCTGHTGTHIDALSHYSKDLKLHGGIDAISSQTKTEGMKVHGIETVAPFIQRGVLLDLATHLKKEVLEGGFGIGPKELEAVASAQGTRIDEGDVVLIRTGQMKHWPGREYYFQKSGQPGLNLYGAKWLSDRGIRMVGSDTFCVEVRPDPASPVHVHMLVEKGIHLLELANLEELSRTKTYEFLFVALPLKIRGGTGSPVRPVAIV, from the coding sequence ATGAACTTTGAAGATCTTTGTTCGTTTGTTCGAGGGAGTAAGACTTTTGACATGGGGGTTGAACTGTTTCCGGGAATGCCCCATGTCCCGCTACATTCGCCTTATGGTTTTACACTACACCGAGAGCATGGAGACCATATGGCAGGTGCTGGCGCCTGTTCCGCTGTCGATACGATTTTTTGCACGGGCCATACTGGCACGCATATCGACGCTCTGAGTCATTATTCAAAGGATTTGAAACTCCACGGTGGCATTGATGCCATTTCGTCTCAGACTAAAACCGAGGGAATGAAGGTCCACGGGATTGAAACGGTGGCGCCCTTTATTCAGAGAGGAGTCCTCCTCGATCTCGCGACACATCTTAAAAAAGAGGTTCTCGAGGGAGGCTTCGGCATCGGTCCCAAAGAACTTGAGGCAGTAGCCAGTGCCCAGGGCACACGTATCGATGAGGGTGATGTCGTTCTTATCCGAACAGGTCAAATGAAACACTGGCCTGGCCGTGAGTACTATTTCCAGAAAAGTGGCCAACCGGGGTTGAATCTCTATGGGGCAAAATGGCTTTCGGATAGGGGAATTCGGATGGTGGGCTCAGACACTTTCTGTGTTGAGGTACGACCTGATCCGGCAAGCCCGGTGCACGTTCATATGCTCGTTGAGAAAGGGATTCACCTTCTTGAGTTGGCGAATCTTGAGGAACTCAGTCGGACGAAGACCTACGAATTCCTTTTTGTGGCGCTTCCTCTCAAAATACGAGGCGGAACCGGTTCGCCCGTTCGCCCGGTGGCAATCGTATAG
- a CDS encoding DUF4079 family protein: MDGIGPYIHPTMQVAILILGLFLLALGLRIRNNKRFGPNPHTARLVGLHMRLGRWFTALLVFGYFLGPLGMHFALAEPLFATAHSFFGTLALSLFLGTAYLGRRLRIAPGRDDLRQIHIFCAFIAIFISLAVAILGFQLLP, encoded by the coding sequence TTGGACGGAATAGGACCATACATACATCCCACCATGCAGGTGGCAATCCTCATACTCGGCCTGTTTTTGCTAGCTCTTGGCCTTAGAATCAGAAATAACAAGCGCTTCGGCCCAAATCCGCATACCGCCCGATTAGTCGGCCTACACATGCGTCTCGGCAGGTGGTTCACGGCACTCCTCGTATTTGGATATTTTCTTGGGCCTCTTGGAATGCATTTCGCGCTGGCCGAGCCATTATTCGCTACAGCTCACAGCTTTTTCGGCACTCTTGCGCTCTCCCTTTTCCTGGGGACCGCCTATCTCGGTAGAAGATTGAGAATTGCCCCGGGCAGAGATGACCTTCGACAAATCCATATATTTTGCGCTTTTATCGCCATATTTATCTCTTTAGCCGTAGCTATACTAGGTTTCCAACTTCTCCCATAA
- a CDS encoding c-type cytochrome translates to MSVHNWHKKLTIALAMSLLASFVSPAFAAKMKAPPKAEMNKGDYWLGQDIYEEICFSCHGIKGNGKGPSFRSSRPRPQVFTSPYMKRMTDDYIFSIVKFGKINVLLNKTKGFKLKGTTPTAMPAFGEVLEDDQIRKLLKWERGIAAGKMFKDAESEEIFKDACSQCHGLKGQGDGERPRGDQPLGKPFVSEIQPPPMDYTRKEQMDRFDDEFLFWLIKVGRLDATTEKKFDFMKAYGHVLNDKEIWGVVRYVRETFINGKPRKKK, encoded by the coding sequence ATGAGCGTTCACAATTGGCACAAAAAACTAACTATTGCGCTTGCGATGAGCCTCCTGGCCTCTTTCGTCTCCCCTGCCTTTGCGGCCAAAATGAAGGCGCCACCCAAGGCTGAAATGAATAAAGGCGACTACTGGCTCGGCCAGGATATTTACGAGGAAATCTGCTTCTCGTGCCACGGCATTAAGGGCAACGGCAAAGGCCCGAGCTTTAGAAGCTCCCGGCCCCGGCCTCAAGTTTTCACCAGCCCCTATATGAAGCGCATGACCGACGATTATATTTTTTCGATAGTGAAATTTGGCAAGATTAACGTTCTTCTAAATAAAACCAAAGGCTTCAAACTTAAAGGGACGACTCCAACGGCGATGCCCGCCTTCGGCGAGGTGCTTGAGGACGATCAGATTCGAAAGCTCCTCAAATGGGAGCGCGGCATTGCCGCCGGAAAAATGTTTAAGGACGCCGAATCTGAGGAAATATTTAAGGATGCGTGCTCCCAGTGCCATGGCCTCAAAGGTCAAGGCGACGGCGAGCGCCCCAGGGGCGATCAGCCTCTTGGAAAGCCCTTTGTGAGTGAAATTCAACCGCCACCGATGGATTACACCCGAAAAGAGCAAATGGACCGTTTTGACGACGAATTCCTTTTCTGGCTCATCAAGGTGGGACGCCTTGACGCGACAACGGAGAAAAAATTCGACTTCATGAAAGCCTACGGCCATGTCCTGAACGATAAAGAGATATGGGGTGTCGTACGCTACGTCAGAGAAACGTTCATCAACGGGAAACCGCGCAAGAAAAAATAA
- a CDS encoding SUMF1/EgtB/PvdO family nonheme iron enzyme, with amino-acid sequence MRTSIIGVIILTAIISTLCQGEADAAPRPNVDMIYIEAGPFIQGSNDGPLQELPRRKVYLDAFWIDRDEVSVADWNRFRTKTGHRASKYQNTPTLHRAELPIVGISWHDATAYCRWAGGRLPTEAEWEKSARGINGLRYPWGNLFDPARVTRGRNTPPPIGGRPGSESPWGARAMAGGVWEWTNDFWGEFYYREAPKRNPKGPPSGFLHTIKGGSYRNSPEMLRSATRFRLDAIIRWKIVGFRCARSIEP; translated from the coding sequence ATGCGAACCTCAATTATCGGCGTGATTATCCTCACGGCTATTATATCTACGCTTTGCCAGGGCGAGGCTGATGCGGCACCTCGGCCCAACGTAGATATGATTTACATCGAGGCGGGACCTTTCATTCAAGGAAGCAACGACGGCCCGCTTCAAGAACTCCCCCGGCGAAAAGTTTATTTAGACGCCTTCTGGATAGATCGTGACGAAGTGTCCGTCGCCGATTGGAATCGCTTCCGGACCAAAACTGGCCACCGAGCCTCAAAATACCAAAATACCCCCACTCTCCATCGCGCAGAACTGCCCATCGTCGGCATCAGTTGGCACGACGCTACCGCCTATTGCCGCTGGGCCGGAGGACGACTTCCCACCGAAGCTGAGTGGGAAAAATCCGCTCGGGGCATCAACGGTCTCCGCTACCCTTGGGGAAACTTATTTGATCCGGCCCGCGTCACCCGTGGGCGAAACACCCCGCCCCCCATCGGTGGGCGACCTGGGAGCGAGAGTCCCTGGGGGGCTCGCGCAATGGCTGGTGGCGTTTGGGAGTGGACAAATGATTTTTGGGGAGAATTCTATTACCGAGAAGCGCCGAAACGTAATCCCAAGGGCCCGCCCTCTGGTTTTTTGCACACGATTAAGGGCGGCTCGTACAGAAATTCGCCCGAAATGCTTAGAAGCGCCACCCGCTTTCGTCTCGATGCCATCATTCGTTGGAAAATAGTCGGCTTTCGTTGCGCCCGAAGTATCGAACCATAA
- a CDS encoding VOC family protein translates to MDQRISMVTLGVDDLERARQFYTEGLGWKSTGKEHENVVFFQTGGSVFGLYPREALAEDANTTANEGSGFSGVALAQNTRSQEEVGEILEEAEAAGGKILKPAGDTFWGGYAGYFSDPDGHIWEIAWNPFWQIEEDGSMKLPDA, encoded by the coding sequence ATGGATCAAAGAATCAGCATGGTAACACTCGGCGTTGATGATTTGGAGCGAGCGCGGCAGTTTTATACGGAAGGACTAGGCTGGAAATCCACTGGCAAGGAACACGAAAATGTCGTTTTCTTTCAAACAGGTGGCTCCGTGTTTGGACTCTACCCACGTGAGGCTCTCGCAGAGGATGCGAACACCACTGCGAACGAGGGTTCTGGCTTCAGCGGGGTTGCTCTCGCCCAGAACACCCGGAGCCAAGAGGAAGTAGGCGAGATACTAGAAGAAGCAGAGGCCGCGGGAGGAAAAATCCTCAAACCCGCAGGGGACACATTTTGGGGAGGCTACGCAGGCTACTTCTCCGACCCGGACGGCCATATTTGGGAGATCGCCTGGAATCCATTCTGGCAAATCGAAGAGGACGGAAGCATGAAATTGCCCGACGCTTAA
- a CDS encoding DSD1 family PLP-dependent enzyme, whose product MSENRIIGMPVRELDTPALLIDLDAMERNLGKMSERLAGSGLRLRAHSKTHKSPILARKQMALGAVGVCCQKVSEAEVMVAGGVEDILVSSEVVSLPKLRRLMALTRHARVMVVVDDPRGAELLSEAAREAKSSISVLVDVDVGQGRCGVPPGVPAAEVGKFVASLPGLEVKGIQAYEGKAQHVDGFEARRKVYEVATRRIQDTVEEFNSAGLSTEIKSGGGTGSWRWDLEAGVLTELQSGSYLFMDAHYCSVGGPEGAVYDDFEASLFVLTTVVSTPASDRVVVDGGHKSLSSDSGWPLCLDINAAYSAGGDEHGNLTVPAGSPRPDLGDILLFQPSHCDTTINLHDVYYGIRGGMQGGILEAIWPVAARGMVQ is encoded by the coding sequence ATGTCCGAGAATCGAATTATTGGAATGCCCGTACGGGAGCTCGACACTCCTGCCCTGCTCATCGACCTCGACGCGATGGAGCGAAATCTTGGCAAGATGTCCGAGCGGCTCGCGGGCAGCGGCCTCCGGCTGCGGGCGCACTCGAAGACACATAAAAGCCCGATTCTAGCCCGCAAGCAGATGGCTCTAGGCGCCGTCGGTGTCTGTTGCCAGAAGGTGAGTGAGGCAGAGGTGATGGTGGCCGGTGGTGTCGAGGATATCCTTGTTTCGAGCGAGGTGGTCTCTTTGCCCAAATTGCGGCGCCTGATGGCACTGACGAGACACGCTCGAGTCATGGTTGTCGTGGATGATCCGAGAGGGGCGGAGCTTCTCTCCGAGGCTGCCAGAGAGGCCAAATCTTCAATCAGCGTTTTGGTAGACGTGGATGTGGGCCAGGGCCGCTGCGGTGTGCCGCCTGGTGTCCCTGCCGCCGAGGTGGGGAAATTCGTCGCCTCGCTCCCGGGTCTTGAAGTAAAGGGCATTCAGGCTTACGAGGGAAAGGCCCAGCACGTGGATGGTTTTGAGGCACGGCGAAAGGTGTATGAGGTGGCCACTCGTCGCATACAGGACACCGTTGAAGAATTTAACAGCGCGGGTCTCTCGACTGAAATTAAAAGCGGTGGGGGAACCGGTTCATGGCGTTGGGATCTTGAGGCGGGTGTCCTCACTGAGCTTCAGTCGGGAAGCTATCTTTTCATGGACGCACATTACTGCTCGGTTGGTGGGCCGGAAGGGGCCGTCTATGATGATTTCGAGGCCAGCTTGTTTGTCTTAACCACTGTAGTGAGCACACCTGCGAGTGATCGCGTTGTTGTTGACGGAGGGCATAAGTCTCTTTCCTCGGACAGTGGCTGGCCTCTGTGTTTGGATATTAATGCTGCCTATTCGGCCGGGGGCGATGAGCACGGAAACCTCACTGTTCCGGCTGGATCCCCCCGCCCCGACCTGGGCGATATCCTTCTTTTTCAGCCGAGTCACTGTGACACCACGATCAACTTGCACGATGTCTACTACGGCATTCGGGGTGGTATGCAAGGGGGTATTCTTGAGGCGATTTGGCCTGTCGCTGCAAGGGGGATGGTGCAATAG
- a CDS encoding ferredoxin family protein, translating into MTFVIGEKCLGERYATCVTVCPVDCMHPGEYEGKEFLVIDPEECIDCGVCQPECPIDAILESEDDDPEWAQINADLSPDFKNNEPVEPRPANDPPRRAENKLR; encoded by the coding sequence ATGACGTTTGTCATCGGTGAAAAATGCCTCGGTGAGCGCTACGCGACCTGCGTAACCGTTTGCCCGGTAGATTGTATGCACCCCGGCGAATACGAGGGAAAAGAGTTTCTCGTAATCGACCCCGAAGAGTGCATCGACTGCGGCGTCTGCCAGCCGGAGTGTCCCATCGACGCTATTCTTGAGAGCGAAGATGATGATCCCGAATGGGCTCAGATCAACGCCGATCTCTCACCCGACTTCAAGAACAACGAGCCGGTTGAGCCGCGTCCCGCAAATGACCCGCCTCGCCGAGCTGAGAATAAACTCCGCTAG
- a CDS encoding ABC transporter ATP-binding protein, translating to MGSNGSSSKLTINNLQKTFIVNEGFGHTRQVHAIENVNLEVGDGEFVCVIGPSGCGKSTMLMIVAGLYPKSGGDILLDNNPLSEPGLNRGIVFQDFALFPWLTVRENILYGVKQKKTPTEKHDEIINHYIEMMSLKGFEDTFPNRLSGGMRQRVAIARALALDPELLLMDEPFGALDAQTRANLQRVLVDVWEQTKKTVMFITHDVREATFLADRVIVMSARPGRITEEIVVDLPRPRDILAPEFVETERKLASLIESQTETSNT from the coding sequence ATCGGCTCCAACGGATCGTCGTCAAAACTGACTATCAACAATCTTCAAAAAACCTTTATCGTCAATGAGGGTTTCGGCCACACACGCCAAGTTCATGCCATCGAGAACGTGAATCTTGAGGTCGGCGACGGCGAGTTTGTCTGCGTCATCGGCCCGAGCGGCTGCGGAAAATCAACTATGTTAATGATCGTGGCTGGCTTATACCCTAAGAGTGGTGGCGACATTCTCCTCGACAATAACCCCCTCTCTGAGCCCGGCCTAAACCGAGGGATAGTTTTTCAAGATTTCGCGCTCTTCCCCTGGTTGACGGTGCGAGAAAACATCCTCTACGGCGTGAAGCAAAAAAAGACTCCCACGGAGAAACACGACGAAATTATTAATCACTACATCGAAATGATGTCGCTCAAGGGTTTCGAGGACACGTTTCCGAACCGTCTTTCGGGTGGCATGCGCCAGCGAGTAGCCATCGCCCGGGCGCTCGCACTCGACCCCGAGCTCTTACTGATGGATGAGCCCTTCGGGGCGCTTGACGCCCAGACTAGGGCAAATCTCCAGCGCGTCCTCGTCGATGTCTGGGAGCAGACGAAAAAAACCGTCATGTTCATCACTCACGACGTGCGAGAAGCAACATTTTTGGCCGACCGAGTGATAGTTATGAGTGCGCGACCAGGACGTATCACCGAGGAGATCGTGGTCGATCTTCCAAGGCCACGCGATATCCTCGCACCCGAATTCGTCGAAACAGAACGCAAGCTTGCAAGCTTGATAGAAAGTCAAACGGAGACATCCAACACCTGA
- a CDS encoding ABC transporter substrate-binding protein, with translation MFKRNRKWLLFGIIAIVAAGLALPSGADAARKKRKKTIPLRAERDVVKTVKFAYSESATAIVPIVALQKGFLKAEGLNATGKPLKSGAMALSSVYGGSLDFGTTSNGRLVQWASKGWNMKTVAVNNTGFLAVVLVKNGDTTSKTMADLKGKKIAIQKGSGTHIAWLRYLDKIGLSEKMFEMRYMRTSRIGAAMGTGTIDAAVPWYPFAKSILNRKLGRQIIDKSEIETVAKVPYPFMLYTRSGFIKKHPGITQKVVNAWVKSKRWIENNREEAAKLFHKFSTRRGKKLKMEDARFFIKILDFKTDVWNEEMMADLKANQVLLKKLGKIKTTPNLYDYVDNSFVKKAGSM, from the coding sequence ATGTTTAAACGAAACAGGAAATGGCTATTGTTCGGCATCATAGCGATAGTGGCCGCTGGCCTCGCGCTACCTTCCGGCGCGGACGCCGCGAGGAAAAAACGCAAGAAGACGATACCCCTTCGTGCCGAGCGTGACGTCGTCAAGACGGTAAAGTTCGCCTACTCGGAGAGCGCCACGGCGATCGTGCCCATCGTTGCCCTCCAAAAGGGATTTCTGAAAGCCGAGGGACTAAACGCCACAGGCAAGCCTCTCAAATCTGGTGCCATGGCACTTTCCTCGGTCTATGGCGGAAGCCTCGACTTTGGCACGACCTCGAACGGTCGCCTCGTCCAATGGGCATCTAAAGGCTGGAACATGAAGACGGTTGCCGTGAACAACACGGGGTTTCTCGCCGTCGTTCTCGTCAAGAATGGCGACACTACCTCGAAGACCATGGCCGACCTCAAGGGCAAGAAAATAGCGATCCAGAAGGGCTCGGGCACGCACATCGCTTGGTTAAGATATCTCGACAAAATTGGCCTGAGCGAAAAAATGTTTGAGATGCGCTACATGCGCACCTCGCGCATCGGTGCCGCCATGGGCACGGGCACGATTGATGCCGCCGTGCCATGGTATCCGTTCGCAAAATCAATCCTGAATCGAAAACTTGGTCGTCAGATCATCGACAAGAGTGAAATTGAAACCGTCGCCAAGGTGCCTTATCCGTTCATGCTCTATACGCGTTCGGGTTTCATCAAAAAGCACCCCGGCATTACCCAGAAAGTCGTGAACGCATGGGTGAAATCGAAGCGGTGGATCGAAAATAACAGAGAAGAAGCCGCTAAGCTTTTCCACAAGTTCAGCACGCGGCGCGGCAAGAAACTCAAAATGGAAGATGCGCGCTTTTTCATCAAAATCCTTGACTTCAAAACCGACGTTTGGAACGAGGAGATGATGGCCGATCTCAAGGCGAACCAGGTGCTCTTGAAGAAACTCGGCAAAATCAAGACCACGCCTAATCTTTACGACTACGTCGACAACAGCTTTGTCAAAAAAGCTGGAAGCATGTAG
- a CDS encoding ABC transporter permease, with protein MSGESTTTSWAAKLEFYSRAIIENLLPIAILLGIWEFVSWYELVPPQLFPRILTIFNTMVEEMTDGVLLTHIGTSIMRLFVSVFFALIAGTLIGIIMGTSRTFEWIFVPVVNFFSVIPGIALFPATILFWGLTEQAVIITISFATTIPIILNTWVGVKTVNETLVNAARSMETKGLSLLVRVLLPGSLPVVISGWRIGFARAWRVLLAGELLASPEMGLGVRIFDAQETLNSAVIYGGIIIIGFLGFAMERLVLRSLEVATVQRWGMMREL; from the coding sequence TTGAGCGGTGAATCCACCACCACAAGCTGGGCAGCCAAGCTAGAATTCTACAGCCGCGCCATAATAGAAAATCTTCTTCCAATTGCAATTCTGCTCGGCATATGGGAATTCGTGAGCTGGTATGAATTGGTACCCCCGCAGCTGTTCCCGCGGATACTCACGATATTCAATACCATGGTCGAGGAGATGACCGATGGGGTCCTTCTCACCCATATCGGCACCTCGATCATGCGCCTTTTCGTTTCGGTCTTTTTCGCTCTTATCGCCGGCACCCTTATCGGCATCATTATGGGCACTTCGAGAACTTTCGAGTGGATATTCGTGCCTGTCGTCAATTTTTTCAGTGTCATTCCAGGCATCGCCCTGTTTCCGGCAACAATTCTCTTCTGGGGCCTGACGGAGCAAGCCGTCATCATCACGATTTCGTTCGCCACCACGATTCCCATTATCCTCAACACATGGGTGGGCGTGAAAACCGTTAACGAAACACTTGTGAACGCGGCACGCTCGATGGAAACAAAAGGACTCTCGCTCCTGGTCCGTGTCCTGCTCCCTGGCTCACTACCTGTGGTCATATCGGGGTGGCGTATCGGCTTCGCCAGGGCCTGGCGCGTATTGCTGGCGGGCGAGCTTCTCGCCTCGCCCGAGATGGGACTGGGTGTTCGTATATTCGACGCACAGGAGACACTGAACAGCGCCGTCATTTACGGCGGAATCATCATCATAGGCTTCCTCGGATTCGCAATGGAGCGCCTCGTGCTTCGCTCGCTCGAAGTGGCTACCGTCCAGCGCTGGGGAATGATGAGAGAGCTATAG
- a CDS encoding VOC family protein has translation MIKSLRLQHMAIKVRDLDRSIRFYEEVLGFQLRSRHEPGSHPDAPFGSAFMYLDDYHHQFAIFSVPEDWVSAEGEDTCFRHDVGLHHLAFELGGQKEFDDAVAFLRSREDIEIVWGPLRLDESNGLWGGHEGVYFLDPDGNRIEIFHDPDLYPGSRPGWQNG, from the coding sequence ATGATCAAATCACTGCGCCTTCAACATATGGCGATCAAGGTCCGCGACCTTGATCGGTCTATCCGATTTTATGAAGAGGTTTTGGGATTTCAACTACGTTCGCGCCACGAACCGGGCTCACATCCAGACGCCCCCTTTGGCTCGGCATTCATGTACCTTGACGATTACCATCACCAGTTTGCCATTTTCTCGGTGCCTGAGGATTGGGTGTCAGCCGAGGGTGAGGACACATGCTTCAGGCATGATGTGGGTCTTCACCACCTCGCCTTCGAGCTGGGTGGACAAAAAGAATTTGACGATGCCGTAGCCTTTCTTCGCTCCCGAGAAGATATCGAAATTGTCTGGGGCCCGCTCCGGCTCGATGAAAGCAACGGCCTTTGGGGTGGCCACGAGGGAGTTTACTTCCTAGACCCGGACGGCAACCGCATCGAAATTTTCCACGACCCGGACCTATATCCCGGCAGCCGGCCCGGATGGCAAAACGGGTAA
- a CDS encoding VOC family protein — protein sequence MFRHDHLHHLSADPGAAVEWYKHVFDAKELERHDIRGGEAVRLDIGGVNIMVQQKQPDAEWAPAPASPYHGLDHFCFRVDDIEAVGNLLKERGANIYDGPRSPRPGYGVIHLSGPDGVHVELIMRPEV from the coding sequence ATGTTCCGTCACGATCACCTCCACCACCTTTCTGCCGACCCTGGCGCAGCCGTCGAATGGTACAAACACGTTTTTGATGCAAAGGAGCTTGAGCGCCACGATATTCGAGGTGGCGAGGCAGTTCGCCTCGACATCGGAGGGGTGAACATCATGGTCCAGCAGAAACAGCCCGATGCCGAGTGGGCGCCAGCGCCCGCCTCTCCCTACCACGGACTGGATCATTTCTGCTTTCGCGTGGACGACATCGAGGCAGTTGGAAATTTACTAAAGGAGCGCGGCGCCAATATATATGACGGCCCACGCAGCCCGCGCCCCGGCTATGGCGTAATTCATTTATCCGGCCCCGACGGGGTCCATGTAGAACTCATCATGCGGCCCGAAGTTTAG
- a CDS encoding C-terminal binding protein encodes MAKKNTGPLVALAGMRYPDLHLEEKILAPLGCRMVSDLSDTEEKTIALAKDADAVIIGSIPKFTARAIESLENCRILSRAGIGVNNIDLDTAKKKGITVTNVPDYCIDEVSDHAMALILSFARKLPEAAANTASGGWGIIPLRPIEPLNQSTLGIVGIGRIGSTIGKKALAFGMKIIAHDPFAPDAAFKRIKAEKVSMAKLIKNSDYITLHAPLIPKTREMIGTEALKKMKKEAVVINVARGELIDEAALRKALRSGEIRGAGLDVLCEEPPSKKHPLLGIPGCIITPHSAWYSSAAMEELRRKSAEEVVRVLSGKKPKNRIA; translated from the coding sequence ATGGCGAAAAAAAACACAGGCCCCCTAGTCGCACTCGCTGGTATGCGCTACCCCGATCTGCATCTTGAGGAGAAAATCCTCGCCCCTCTCGGCTGCCGCATGGTCTCGGATCTGTCCGATACAGAAGAGAAAACCATTGCCCTTGCCAAGGATGCCGACGCCGTTATCATTGGCTCAATTCCAAAGTTCACCGCGCGGGCAATCGAGTCACTTGAAAACTGTCGTATCCTCTCGCGTGCCGGCATCGGGGTGAATAACATTGATCTCGACACAGCAAAGAAAAAGGGCATTACCGTAACCAATGTCCCCGACTACTGCATCGATGAAGTTTCGGACCACGCCATGGCACTGATACTTTCCTTCGCCCGCAAGCTTCCCGAAGCCGCTGCAAACACAGCCAGCGGTGGCTGGGGCATCATCCCGCTTCGCCCCATCGAGCCCCTGAACCAATCAACCCTTGGTATTGTCGGCATCGGTCGCATCGGCAGCACCATCGGGAAAAAGGCACTCGCTTTTGGTATGAAAATTATTGCACACGACCCCTTTGCCCCGGACGCAGCATTTAAGCGAATAAAGGCCGAGAAGGTGAGCATGGCCAAGCTGATTAAAAACTCGGACTACATTACGCTTCATGCCCCGCTCATTCCGAAAACCAGGGAAATGATCGGAACCGAGGCGCTTAAGAAAATGAAAAAAGAGGCCGTCGTCATCAACGTTGCCCGCGGTGAACTTATTGACGAGGCGGCACTTAGAAAAGCTCTTCGCTCGGGGGAAATCAGAGGGGCAGGGCTCGATGTTCTTTGCGAGGAGCCCCCCTCGAAAAAGCATCCCCTTCTCGGCATACCTGGCTGCATCATCACCCCGCACAGCGCCTGGTATTCCTCCGCCGCCATGGAGGAGTTGCGCCGCAAATCGGCAGAGGAAGTGGTCCGGGTTCTGAGCGGGAAAAAACCCAAAAACAGAATCGCCTAG